A window of the Bradyrhizobium ottawaense genome harbors these coding sequences:
- a CDS encoding ActS/PrrB/RegB family redox-sensitive histidine kinase, translated as MTDVAASDFRNPHRYVRLDTILRLRWLAALGQLAAIFIVAQGLEFDVPVIPCVAIVGLSALLNLALQIVFNPMQRLEPVYAAALLALNIVELAGLLFFTGGLQNPFSFLFLAPVLISATALPIRLTIALGILAVACASALVFFHLPLPWDSDDPLVLPPIYLLGVWLSILLAIGVTSLYAFQVTEEARKLSDALAATELVLTREQHLTQLDGLAAAAAHELGTPLSTIFLISRELEKTVQDNDHLAADLKTLREQAQRCRDILAKITQLSSSGAPFDRMPLSTLIEETVAPHRDFGVAIKVRLAVAAAREPVGARNPAILYGVGNILENAVDFARTTVEVNAWWNADSVEIVISDDGPGIAPDMLKRIGEPYLSRRPSADEAQNGHSGLGLGVFIARTLLERTGAKVSFTNRIFPDHGAVVQIAWPRDRFEADEAAGGTET; from the coding sequence ATGACCGACGTTGCCGCCTCCGACTTCCGAAATCCACACCGCTATGTCCGTCTGGATACGATATTGCGGTTGCGCTGGCTCGCCGCACTCGGCCAGCTCGCCGCCATTTTCATTGTCGCGCAGGGGCTGGAATTCGACGTCCCCGTCATTCCCTGTGTCGCCATTGTCGGCCTCTCGGCGCTGCTCAACCTGGCGCTGCAGATCGTGTTCAACCCGATGCAGCGGCTGGAACCGGTTTACGCCGCAGCCCTGCTCGCGCTCAACATCGTTGAACTCGCCGGACTGCTGTTCTTCACCGGTGGGCTGCAGAACCCGTTTTCATTCCTGTTCCTGGCGCCTGTCCTGATTTCGGCGACGGCGTTGCCGATCCGGCTGACGATTGCGCTCGGCATCCTCGCGGTCGCCTGCGCCTCGGCGCTGGTATTCTTCCATCTGCCCTTGCCATGGGACAGCGACGACCCGCTGGTGCTGCCGCCGATCTATCTGCTCGGCGTCTGGCTCTCGATCCTGCTCGCCATCGGCGTCACCAGTCTCTATGCGTTCCAGGTCACCGAGGAGGCCCGCAAGCTTTCCGACGCGCTGGCGGCGACCGAACTGGTCCTCACGCGCGAGCAGCATCTGACCCAGCTCGACGGCCTGGCCGCCGCCGCCGCGCATGAACTCGGCACTCCGCTGTCGACGATCTTCCTGATTTCGCGCGAGCTGGAGAAGACCGTTCAAGACAACGATCATCTTGCCGCCGACCTGAAAACCCTGCGCGAGCAGGCGCAGCGCTGCCGCGACATTCTGGCCAAGATCACCCAGCTTTCCTCCTCCGGCGCGCCGTTCGACCGCATGCCGCTGTCGACGCTGATCGAGGAAACGGTGGCGCCGCATCGCGATTTCGGCGTTGCGATCAAGGTGCGGCTTGCTGTCGCAGCCGCGCGCGAGCCGGTCGGTGCGCGAAACCCGGCGATCCTCTATGGCGTCGGCAACATCCTGGAAAATGCCGTCGATTTTGCCCGGACCACGGTGGAGGTGAACGCGTGGTGGAATGCCGACAGCGTCGAGATCGTGATCTCCGACGACGGGCCGGGTATCGCGCCCGACATGCTGAAACGGATCGGCGAGCCCTATTTATCGCGGCGCCCGAGCGCGGATGAGGCCCAAAACGGGCATTCCGGGCTTGGACTCGGCGTGTTCATCGCCCGCACGCTGCTTGAGCGCACCGGCGCCAAGGTGTCGTTTACCAACCGGATCTTTCCCGATCACGGCGCCGTGGTGCAGATCGCCTGGCCGCGAGATCGCTTCGAGGCGGATGAAGCAGCGGGCGGAACCGAGACCTAG
- a CDS encoding ABC transporter ATP-binding protein, which yields MVNSDAVTASSPTAAPPETAAIDVAHLVKLYKTTRAVDGVTFRIGPGSITGLLGGNGAGKTTTIAMIMGLVLPTSGRIQVLGHPMPEASAEVLGRMNFESPYVDMPMRLTVRQNLTIFGRLYAVENLRERIEQLAADLDLNDFLDRANGKLSAGQKTRVALAKALINQPELLLLDEPTASLDPDTADWVRQHLANYRKTHNATILLASHNMLEVERLCDRVIIMKRGRIEDDDSPDQIMARYNRATLEEVFLDVARGRVAEGAP from the coding sequence ATGGTCAATAGCGACGCAGTAACAGCATCATCGCCCACTGCCGCTCCACCCGAGACGGCCGCGATCGACGTCGCGCATCTGGTCAAGCTCTACAAGACCACCAGGGCGGTGGACGGTGTCACGTTCAGGATCGGCCCCGGCAGCATCACCGGCCTGCTCGGCGGCAACGGCGCCGGCAAGACCACGACGATCGCCATGATCATGGGGCTGGTGCTGCCGACATCGGGCCGAATCCAGGTGCTCGGCCATCCGATGCCGGAAGCGAGCGCCGAGGTGCTCGGCCGGATGAATTTCGAAAGCCCCTATGTCGACATGCCGATGCGGCTGACGGTCCGGCAGAACCTCACCATTTTCGGCCGGCTCTATGCGGTCGAGAATCTGCGCGAGCGGATCGAGCAACTCGCCGCCGACCTCGATCTCAACGACTTCCTCGACCGCGCCAATGGCAAGCTCTCGGCCGGGCAGAAGACCCGCGTCGCGCTGGCGAAGGCGTTGATCAACCAGCCGGAGCTGTTGCTGCTCGACGAGCCGACGGCTTCCCTCGACCCCGACACGGCCGACTGGGTGCGTCAGCATCTCGCCAACTACCGCAAGACCCATAACGCCACCATTCTGCTGGCGTCGCACAACATGCTGGAGGTGGAACGGCTGTGCGACCGCGTCATCATCATGAAGCGCGGCCGGATCGAGGATGACGACAGCCCCGATCAGATCATGGCGCGCTACAACCGCGCCACGCTGGAGGAAGTGTTTCTCGACGTCGCCCGCGGGCGGGTGGCGGAGGGCGCGCCATGA
- a CDS encoding ABC transporter permease, with translation MSEITTHRGISPHRIHAMVLRYWYLLMSSWPRLLELVYWPALQIITWGFLQNYISQTSGFFARAGGSLIGAVILWDILFRGQLGFSISFLEEMWARNLGNLMMSPLKPIEFLISLMIMSLIRLAIGVIPMTLLALFFFQFNFFAIGVPLIAFFCNLIFTSWSVGIFVSGLVLRNGLGAESIVWTLMFGIMPLACIYYPVAVLPGWLQYVAWALPPTYVFEGMRALLIDHVFRADLMVTSLAINVALFAASFAIFLALLRSAKRHGSLLSGGE, from the coding sequence ATGAGCGAGATCACCACGCATCGCGGGATTTCGCCGCACCGCATCCATGCGATGGTGCTGCGCTATTGGTATCTGCTGATGTCGTCCTGGCCGCGGCTCCTGGAACTGGTCTACTGGCCGGCGCTGCAGATCATCACCTGGGGCTTTCTGCAGAACTATATCTCGCAGACGTCGGGGTTTTTCGCGCGCGCCGGCGGCTCGCTGATCGGCGCGGTGATCCTGTGGGACATCCTGTTTCGCGGTCAGCTCGGTTTTTCGATCTCGTTTCTCGAGGAAATGTGGGCGCGCAATCTCGGCAACCTGATGATGAGCCCGCTGAAGCCGATCGAATTCCTGATCTCGCTGATGATCATGAGCCTGATCCGGCTTGCGATTGGCGTGATCCCGATGACGCTGCTGGCGCTGTTCTTCTTCCAGTTCAACTTCTTTGCGATCGGGGTGCCGCTGATCGCCTTCTTCTGCAATCTGATCTTCACCAGCTGGTCGGTCGGGATCTTTGTGTCGGGCCTCGTTCTTCGCAACGGGCTGGGGGCCGAGAGCATCGTCTGGACGCTGATGTTCGGGATCATGCCACTCGCCTGCATCTACTATCCCGTCGCGGTGCTGCCGGGCTGGCTGCAATATGTCGCCTGGGCGTTGCCGCCGACCTACGTGTTCGAGGGCATGCGGGCGCTGCTGATCGATCACGTGTTTCGGGCCGACCTGATGGTCACTTCGCTGGCCATCAACGTCGCGTTGTTCGCTGCCTCCTTTGCGATCTTTCTTGCCCTTTTGCGCAGCGCCAAGCGCCACGGTTCGCTGCTAAGCGGGGGTGAATAA
- a CDS encoding polyhydroxyalkanoate depolymerase: protein MPIGEFGGAPPLVAEVSPALTTPMYWMYEMGHASLNPARAVTDATKILFQNPLNPWSHTEFGKSIAAACELFERTTRRYGKPEWGLDTTEVNGVRTAVEVRSIWEKPFCRLLYFDRKLTRPLRSPQPRVLIVAPMSGHYATLLRGTVEAFLPTHEVYITDWSDARMVPLTEGRFDLDDYVDYVIEMLHVLGGNMHVIAVCQPSVPVVAAVSVMEAANDPFVPLSMTLMGGPIDTRRNPTSVNNLAAERGIEWFRNNVITKVPFPHPGVMRDVYPGFLQLSGFITMNLDRHTDAHKALFSNLVKGDGDLVDKHREFYDEYLAVMDLTAEYYLQTVDVVFVKHALPKGEMMHRGKPVDPSKIRRVALMTVEGENDDISGIGQTEATHALCTAIPDHRRVHYVQKGVGHYGVFNGSRFRSEIVPRISDFMLSAADTKPKLVAAAAE from the coding sequence ATGCCGATTGGTGAGTTTGGCGGAGCACCGCCACTGGTGGCCGAAGTCAGTCCGGCGCTTACGACGCCGATGTACTGGATGTACGAAATGGGCCACGCGTCGCTCAATCCTGCACGCGCCGTGACTGACGCCACGAAGATCCTGTTTCAGAACCCGCTCAATCCGTGGTCGCACACCGAGTTCGGCAAATCGATCGCCGCGGCCTGCGAATTGTTCGAACGGACCACGCGCCGTTACGGCAAGCCCGAATGGGGTCTCGACACCACCGAAGTGAACGGCGTGCGGACGGCGGTCGAAGTCCGCTCGATCTGGGAAAAGCCGTTCTGCCGTCTGCTGTACTTCGATCGCAAGCTGACCCGGCCGCTGCGCTCGCCGCAGCCGCGGGTGCTGATCGTGGCGCCGATGTCAGGCCATTACGCGACGCTGCTGCGCGGCACGGTCGAAGCCTTCCTGCCGACGCACGAGGTCTACATCACCGACTGGTCGGACGCGCGGATGGTGCCGCTGACGGAAGGCCGTTTCGACCTCGACGATTATGTCGACTACGTCATCGAGATGCTGCACGTGCTCGGCGGCAACATGCACGTCATCGCGGTGTGCCAGCCGTCGGTGCCCGTGGTGGCGGCGGTCTCGGTCATGGAAGCCGCCAACGATCCCTTCGTGCCGCTGTCGATGACGCTGATGGGCGGCCCGATCGATACCCGCCGCAACCCGACCTCGGTCAACAATCTCGCGGCCGAGCGCGGCATCGAGTGGTTCCGCAACAATGTCATCACCAAGGTGCCGTTCCCGCATCCCGGCGTGATGCGCGACGTCTATCCGGGCTTCCTGCAGCTCTCGGGCTTCATCACCATGAACCTCGATCGCCATACCGACGCCCACAAGGCGCTGTTCAGCAATCTGGTGAAGGGCGACGGCGACCTGGTCGACAAGCACCGCGAATTCTATGACGAATATCTCGCGGTGATGGATCTGACCGCCGAATATTACCTGCAGACCGTCGACGTCGTGTTCGTCAAGCATGCGTTGCCAAAAGGCGAGATGATGCATCGTGGCAAGCCGGTCGATCCGTCGAAAATCCGCCGCGTGGCGCTGATGACGGTCGAAGGCGAGAACGACGACATCTCGGGCATCGGCCAGACCGAAGCCACGCACGCGCTGTGCACCGCGATTCCCGATCATCGCCGCGTGCACTACGTGCAAAAGGGCGTCGGGCACTACGGCGTGTTCAACGGTTCGCGGTTCCGCTCCGAAATCGTGCCGCGGATTTCCGATTTCATGCTGTCGGCGGCCGATACCAAGCCGAAACTGGTCGCTGCCGCTGCTGAATAG
- a CDS encoding M48 family metallopeptidase, translating into MICFCAERFQWRRIWQNPGDLLPPGLSDMATRALLYRRPAEPATLMVKHGSQFFAIRLRRHRRARRYTLRIHPTDREAILTMPPRGNLVEAREFAQLHGGWIAARLGRLPKAAPFQAGTLVPLRGVPHRLVHRAGERGTVWTETRDSGERILCVAGGAEHMDRRVHDFLKREARKDVHKASLAYAEALGVKVKRVSLRDQSSRWGSCTSAGSLSFSWRLILAPPYVLDYLAAHEVAHLVEMNHSARFWKVVARICNHVERAKSWLDTHGNDLHRYGIQD; encoded by the coding sequence ATGATTTGTTTTTGCGCCGAGCGATTTCAATGGCGGCGGATATGGCAGAATCCGGGCGATCTCCTGCCCCCCGGACTGTCAGACATGGCTACTCGCGCGCTTCTCTATCGGCGGCCCGCCGAACCCGCGACTCTTATGGTCAAGCATGGCTCGCAATTCTTTGCGATCCGGCTGCGCCGGCACCGCCGCGCGCGGCGCTACACCTTGCGAATACACCCGACCGACCGCGAAGCCATCCTGACCATGCCGCCGCGCGGCAATCTGGTCGAGGCGAGGGAGTTTGCGCAGCTTCACGGCGGCTGGATCGCCGCTCGTCTCGGCCGTTTGCCGAAGGCGGCGCCGTTTCAGGCCGGCACGCTGGTGCCGCTACGCGGGGTGCCGCACCGGTTGGTGCATCGCGCCGGCGAGCGCGGCACGGTGTGGACGGAAACCCGTGACTCCGGCGAGAGGATCCTTTGCGTGGCCGGCGGCGCCGAACACATGGACCGGCGGGTCCATGATTTTCTCAAGCGCGAAGCGCGCAAGGACGTGCACAAGGCCTCGCTGGCTTATGCCGAAGCGCTCGGCGTCAAGGTCAAGCGGGTGTCGCTGCGCGATCAATCGAGCCGCTGGGGTTCGTGCACCTCGGCCGGCTCGCTGTCGTTTTCGTGGCGGCTGATCCTCGCGCCGCCCTACGTGCTGGACTATCTCGCGGCCCATGAAGTCGCGCATCTCGTCGAGATGAACCACTCGGCGCGGTTCTGGAAGGTCGTTGCCAGAATTTGCAATCACGTCGAGCGCGCCAAGAGCTGGCTCGATACCCACGGCAACGACCTGCACCGCTACGGCATCCAGGACTGA
- a CDS encoding transglycosylase domain-containing protein, with the protein MALGRKKSGGRKEPLFGLPAALADLRLSPEDRVPDAEDRPKKSSKPRMDDDDEPPRERKPRASRGGSKRRSKSRGRLSIGRLFYWTAVLGLWGVIAVVGVVIYVGAHLPPIQSLEIPKRPPTIQITGLDGSVLASRGEMPGANVSLKDLPPYLPKAFIAIEDRRFYSHYGVDPIGILRAAVTNVLHRGVSQGGSTLTQQLAKNLFLTQERTMARKLQEVELALWLERKHSKSEILELYLNRVYFGSGAYGVEAAAQRYFGKPAKNVTIAEAAMLAGLVKSPSRLAPNRNPEGAEQRAKTVLAAMADAKFITDAQAQASIGHPSYNVKPVGAGTVNYVADWIGEVLDDLVGQIDQSIVVETTIDPKLQSVAEAAIIDELAAKSVKFNVSQGALVAMTPDGAVRAMVGGRNYAESQYNRAVTAKRQPGSAFKPFVYLTAIEAGLTPETIRQDAPIDVKGWKPENYTHEYFGSVTLTQALAMSLNTVAIRVGLEVGPRNVVRTAHRLGISSKLDANASIALGTSEVSVIELVGAYAPFANGGLGVSPHVVTRIRTNEGKVLYTRPADALGQVIEPRSVAMMNTMMQETLISGTARKAEIPGWTAAGKTGTSQDYRDAWFIGYTANLVTGIWLGNDDNSPTRKATGGGLPVEVWTRFMRTAHQGVPVASLPNAQLGNPLSNLLQAASQVSLPSPPSAPQPQMQSQAPMPPVPLPSGGGYRQPQPVRTSAPPNPSARPEAAAGLDGWLMERVFGGNR; encoded by the coding sequence ATGGCGTTGGGGCGAAAAAAGAGCGGCGGACGCAAGGAGCCGCTATTCGGGCTTCCGGCCGCGCTCGCGGATCTGCGCCTCTCGCCGGAAGATCGCGTCCCTGACGCCGAGGACCGGCCGAAGAAATCATCCAAGCCCAGGATGGACGACGACGACGAACCGCCGCGCGAGCGCAAGCCACGCGCCAGCCGCGGCGGCAGCAAGCGGCGGTCGAAATCGCGCGGCCGCCTCTCGATCGGCCGGCTGTTCTACTGGACCGCGGTGCTCGGCCTGTGGGGCGTGATCGCGGTGGTCGGCGTGGTGATCTATGTCGGCGCCCACCTGCCGCCGATCCAGTCGCTGGAAATTCCAAAACGCCCGCCGACCATCCAGATCACAGGCCTCGACGGCAGCGTGCTGGCCTCGCGCGGCGAAATGCCCGGCGCCAATGTCTCGCTGAAGGATCTGCCGCCCTATCTGCCGAAGGCGTTCATCGCCATCGAGGACCGCCGCTTCTATTCGCATTACGGCGTCGATCCGATCGGTATCCTGCGTGCCGCGGTCACCAACGTCCTGCATCGCGGCGTCTCGCAGGGCGGCTCGACGCTGACCCAGCAGCTCGCGAAGAACCTGTTCCTGACCCAGGAACGCACCATGGCGCGCAAGCTGCAGGAAGTGGAGCTCGCGCTGTGGCTGGAGCGCAAGCATTCCAAGTCGGAGATCCTCGAACTCTACCTCAACCGGGTCTATTTCGGTTCCGGCGCCTATGGCGTCGAGGCCGCGGCCCAGCGCTATTTCGGCAAGCCGGCCAAGAACGTCACCATCGCGGAGGCCGCGATGCTGGCTGGCCTCGTCAAGTCGCCGTCGCGGCTGGCGCCGAACCGCAACCCCGAAGGCGCCGAACAGCGCGCCAAAACTGTTCTAGCCGCGATGGCGGACGCAAAATTCATCACCGACGCGCAGGCGCAGGCCTCGATCGGCCATCCTTCCTACAATGTGAAGCCGGTCGGCGCCGGCACCGTCAATTATGTCGCCGACTGGATCGGCGAAGTGCTCGACGACCTCGTCGGCCAGATCGACCAGAGCATCGTGGTCGAAACCACCATCGATCCGAAACTGCAGAGCGTGGCGGAAGCCGCCATCATCGACGAACTGGCGGCGAAGAGCGTCAAATTCAATGTCAGCCAGGGTGCGCTGGTGGCGATGACGCCCGACGGCGCGGTGCGCGCCATGGTCGGCGGCCGCAACTATGCCGAGAGCCAGTATAACCGCGCCGTCACCGCCAAGCGCCAGCCCGGCTCGGCGTTCAAGCCATTCGTCTATCTCACCGCGATCGAGGCCGGGCTGACGCCGGAGACGATCCGGCAGGACGCGCCGATCGACGTCAAGGGCTGGAAGCCGGAGAACTACACCCACGAATATTTCGGCTCGGTGACGCTGACGCAGGCGCTGGCGATGTCGCTCAACACGGTTGCGATACGCGTCGGCCTCGAAGTCGGCCCCAGGAACGTGGTGCGGACCGCGCACCGGCTCGGCATTTCGTCGAAGCTCGATGCCAACGCCTCGATCGCGCTCGGCACTTCCGAAGTCTCTGTCATCGAGCTGGTCGGCGCCTATGCGCCGTTCGCCAATGGCGGGCTCGGCGTCTCCCCGCATGTCGTGACCCGGATCCGCACCAATGAAGGCAAGGTGCTGTACACGCGGCCCGCCGATGCGCTGGGCCAGGTGATCGAACCGCGCAGCGTCGCCATGATGAACACGATGATGCAGGAAACCCTGATCTCAGGCACCGCGCGCAAGGCCGAAATTCCGGGCTGGACCGCGGCCGGCAAGACCGGCACCAGCCAGGATTACCGCGACGCCTGGTTCATCGGCTACACCGCGAACCTCGTCACCGGCATCTGGCTCGGCAACGACGACAACTCGCCGACCAGGAAGGCGACCGGCGGCGGCTTGCCGGTGGAAGTCTGGACCCGTTTCATGCGAACCGCCCATCAGGGCGTACCGGTCGCAAGCCTGCCGAACGCGCAACTGGGCAACCCGCTCTCGAACCTGTTGCAGGCCGCCTCGCAAGTGAGCTTGCCCTCGCCGCCGTCAGCACCTCAACCGCAGATGCAGTCCCAGGCGCCGATGCCGCCGGTGCCGTTGCCATCAGGCGGCGGCTACCGGCAACCGCAGCCGGTACGGACCTCGGCGCCGCCGAATCCCTCCGCACGCCCGGAAGCCGCGGCTGGACTGGATGGCTGGCTGATGGAGCGGGTGTTCGGCGGCAATCGGTAG
- a CDS encoding DUF1330 domain-containing protein, whose product MGHIDPTKEVFAQFKANDRPGPIHMLNLVRLRAQAAYPDGRKATGAEAYAAYGRESGPVFERLGGKIVWQGRFELMLIGPPEERWDHAFIAEYPSVAAFAEMIRDPVYREAVKHRQAGVEDSRLIRHAVLPVGKTFGEIPK is encoded by the coding sequence ATGGGCCACATCGATCCGACCAAGGAAGTGTTCGCGCAGTTCAAGGCCAACGACCGGCCGGGACCGATCCACATGCTCAATCTGGTCCGGCTGCGGGCGCAGGCCGCCTATCCCGACGGCCGCAAGGCGACCGGCGCGGAAGCCTATGCCGCCTATGGAAGGGAAAGCGGGCCGGTGTTCGAACGGCTCGGCGGCAAGATCGTCTGGCAGGGGCGGTTCGAACTGATGCTGATCGGGCCGCCAGAAGAGCGCTGGGATCACGCCTTCATCGCCGAATATCCTTCCGTGGCGGCGTTCGCCGAAATGATCCGCGACCCCGTCTACCGGGAAGCCGTCAAACACCGCCAGGCCGGGGTCGAGGATTCCCGCCTGATCCGCCACGCGGTGCTGCCGGTCGGGAAGACCTTTGGGGAAATTCCGAAGTAG
- a CDS encoding ABC transporter substrate-binding protein — MRKGILHLVTGTALAMALSVSAASAQKKYDTGATDTEIKIGQTNPFSGPASAYATIGKTQAAYMKMINDQGGVNGRKINLIQYDDAYSPPKAVEQVRKLVESDEVLLTFQLLGTPSNAAVQKYLNSKKVPQLFAATGASKFTDPKNFPWTMGFNPNYFVEGRIYGQYIIKTYPNAKIGILYQNDDLGKDYLNGIKAGLGDKAAGMIVAESSYEVSDPTIDSQILKIKDSGADLFFSATTPKQAAQAIKKIAELAWHPVQILDINATSVGAVMKPAGLEASKGVISVNYGKDPLDPTWKDDAGMKKYFEFMAKYYPDGDKDSSFNSYGYSTSQLMVHVLKMCGDDLTRENVMKQATSLKNVVLDLALPGILANTSPTDYRVNKQLQMMKFNGERWELFGPILEDAGPAG; from the coding sequence ATGAGGAAGGGTATTCTCCATCTGGTCACCGGCACGGCGCTTGCGATGGCGCTGTCGGTCTCCGCGGCTTCCGCGCAGAAGAAATACGATACCGGTGCGACCGACACCGAGATCAAGATCGGCCAGACCAATCCATTCTCCGGACCAGCCTCGGCCTATGCCACCATCGGCAAGACCCAGGCCGCCTATATGAAGATGATCAACGATCAGGGCGGCGTGAACGGCCGCAAGATCAACCTGATCCAGTATGACGACGCCTATTCGCCGCCGAAGGCGGTCGAGCAGGTGCGCAAGCTGGTCGAGAGCGACGAAGTGCTGCTCACCTTCCAGCTCCTCGGCACGCCCTCGAACGCGGCGGTCCAGAAGTACCTCAACTCGAAGAAGGTGCCGCAGCTGTTCGCCGCCACCGGCGCCTCGAAGTTCACCGACCCGAAGAACTTCCCGTGGACGATGGGCTTCAACCCGAACTACTTCGTCGAGGGGCGCATCTACGGCCAGTACATCATCAAGACCTATCCGAATGCCAAGATCGGCATCCTCTACCAGAACGACGATCTCGGTAAGGATTACCTGAACGGCATCAAGGCCGGTCTCGGCGACAAGGCGGCCGGCATGATCGTGGCCGAGTCTTCCTACGAAGTCTCCGACCCGACCATCGATTCGCAGATCCTCAAGATCAAGGACAGCGGCGCGGACCTGTTCTTCTCGGCCACGACGCCGAAGCAGGCGGCGCAGGCGATCAAGAAGATCGCCGAACTCGCCTGGCATCCGGTGCAAATCCTCGACATCAACGCCACCTCGGTCGGCGCGGTGATGAAGCCGGCGGGGCTGGAAGCTTCCAAGGGCGTGATCAGCGTCAACTACGGCAAGGATCCGCTCGATCCGACCTGGAAGGACGACGCCGGCATGAAGAAGTATTTCGAGTTCATGGCGAAGTACTATCCGGACGGCGACAAGGATTCGAGCTTCAACTCCTACGGCTACTCGACCTCGCAGTTGATGGTCCATGTGCTCAAGATGTGCGGCGATGACCTGACCCGCGAGAACGTCATGAAGCAGGCCACCAGCCTGAAGAACGTCGTGCTCGATCTGGCGCTGCCGGGCATTCTCGCCAACACCTCGCCGACCGATTATCGCGTCAACAAGCAGTTGCAGATGATGAAGTTCAACGGCGAGCGCTGGGAACTGTTCGGCCCGATCCTCGAGGACGCAGGTCCGGCGGGCTAG
- a CDS encoding ABC transporter substrate-binding protein, whose translation MRNELFRLVVAGATVAVALSASSAQAQKKYDTGATDTEIKIGQTVPFSGAYSVYANIGKTEAAYLKMINEQGGINGRKVNLIQYDDAYSPPKTVEQIRKLVEGDEVLLTFQIIGTAANSAVQKYLNAKKIPQLLASTGAAKFTDPKNFPWTMAYNPNYFVEGRIYGKYIMKEHPNAKIGILYQNDDLGKDYIAGLKAGLGDKAAKMIVAEASYEVSDPTIDSQVLKIKDAGADLFYSASTPKQAAQAIRKLHELDWHPVHIIDINASPVSATLQPAGLEASKGVISVQYGKDPADPTWKGDPGLQKYLDFMTKYFPEGDKMNTVNTYGYSAAQLLVQILKQCGDDLTRENIMKQAASLKNVELDLALPGLKINTGPDDYRVNKQLQMMKFNGERWELFGPILEDAGPAG comes from the coding sequence ATGCGAAACGAACTTTTCCGTCTGGTCGTCGCAGGCGCCACGGTTGCGGTGGCATTGTCGGCATCATCAGCCCAGGCGCAGAAGAAATACGACACCGGCGCGACCGATACCGAAATCAAGATCGGCCAGACCGTTCCGTTCTCGGGCGCCTACTCGGTCTACGCCAATATCGGCAAGACAGAGGCTGCCTACCTCAAGATGATCAACGAACAGGGCGGCATCAACGGCCGCAAGGTTAACCTGATCCAGTATGACGACGCCTATTCGCCGCCGAAGACGGTCGAGCAGATCCGCAAGCTCGTGGAAGGCGATGAGGTCCTGTTGACGTTCCAGATCATCGGCACCGCGGCGAACTCAGCCGTGCAGAAATATCTCAACGCCAAGAAGATACCGCAGCTGTTGGCGTCGACCGGCGCGGCGAAGTTCACCGATCCGAAGAACTTCCCCTGGACCATGGCCTACAACCCCAACTACTTCGTCGAGGGTCGCATCTACGGCAAGTACATTATGAAGGAGCACCCGAACGCCAAGATCGGCATCCTCTATCAGAACGACGATCTCGGCAAAGACTACATCGCCGGGCTGAAAGCCGGCCTTGGCGACAAGGCTGCGAAAATGATCGTGGCCGAAGCATCCTACGAAGTGTCCGATCCCACCATCGACTCACAGGTGCTGAAGATCAAGGACGCCGGCGCGGACCTGTTCTATAGCGCGTCGACGCCGAAGCAGGCGGCGCAGGCGATCCGCAAGCTCCATGAGCTCGACTGGCATCCCGTGCACATCATCGACATCAACGCCAGCCCGGTCAGCGCCACGCTGCAACCGGCCGGTCTCGAAGCGTCCAAGGGCGTGATCAGCGTCCAATACGGCAAGGATCCGGCCGATCCGACCTGGAAGGGCGACCCTGGCCTGCAGAAATACCTCGACTTCATGACGAAGTATTTCCCTGAAGGCGACAAGATGAACACGGTCAATACCTACGGCTATTCGGCAGCCCAACTTCTGGTGCAGATCCTCAAGCAATGCGGCGACGACCTGACCCGCGAGAACATCATGAAGCAGGCAGCCTCGCTGAAGAACGTCGAGCTTGACCTCGCTCTGCCTGGCCTGAAGATCAACACCGGACCCGACGATTACCGCGTCAACAAGCAGTTGCAGATGATGAAGTTCAACGGCGAGCGCTGGGAACTGTTCGGTCCGATCCTCGAGGACGCAGGTCCGGCGGGTTAG
- a CDS encoding DUF1304 domain-containing protein, with protein sequence MTFVANILVAIVAALHVYFLVLEMFLWTKPLGLKTFRNTIEKATESAVLAANQGLYNGFLAAGLVWGLFHSNPGFAFQIKTFFLLCVIVAGVYGAATVSRRILYVQAAPAALALILLWLA encoded by the coding sequence ATGACCTTTGTCGCCAACATCCTGGTCGCGATCGTCGCGGCGCTGCATGTCTACTTTCTGGTGCTGGAGATGTTTCTCTGGACCAAGCCGCTCGGCCTGAAGACGTTTCGCAACACCATCGAAAAGGCGACGGAATCGGCGGTGCTGGCCGCCAATCAGGGGCTTTACAACGGCTTCCTCGCCGCCGGCCTGGTCTGGGGCCTGTTCCATTCCAATCCGGGCTTCGCGTTCCAGATCAAGACGTTCTTTCTGCTGTGCGTGATCGTCGCCGGGGTTTATGGCGCTGCAACCGTCAGCCGCCGGATTCTTTATGTGCAGGCGGCCCCTGCGGCACTCGCACTGATCCTGCTCTGGCTGGCGTAG